The Helianthus annuus cultivar XRQ/B chromosome 16, HanXRQr2.0-SUNRISE, whole genome shotgun sequence genome includes a window with the following:
- the LOC110917909 gene encoding cytochrome b561 and DOMON domain-containing protein At3g61750, protein MISGSRFWVLALFVAIVVVSVVGDECNEDINSILPLPYANMTHMVCKPIWNSYVIRFSQSKDHVVTIVLSAMYTSGYVAMGFSRDGMMLNSSAMVGWITRKGTPVIKQYYAEGFSPSQVKHDKGELPLTSIPPFVTVYGGNIHLAYQLKYPSQLKSQPILLAFSSKYPEHHLLSVHDDKTTIHLDFSQGSSGSKSNSITPSNNLHRSKTTHGALGLLGWGIILPYGAIVARYFKHKEPLWYYLHVGFQFVGFIFAVAAGFVGLNMYNKFNFHAPAHKGLGITAIVLSVLQVMAFFIRPEKDSKHRKYWNWYHHYVGRIALFFGCLNILLGIQLADAGSSWKIGYGFVLASIILTSIVLEVLKLKEPNKFPPNPSFPLDPVQ, encoded by the exons ATGATATCGGGCTCTCGATTCTGGGTTTTGGCTCTTTTCGTGGCGATAGTGGTGGTTTCGGTGGTAGGTGATGAATGCAATGAAGACATCAATAGTATTCTTCCTCTTCCATATGCTAATATGACACATATGGTGTGTAAACCGATATGGAATTCGTATGTTATTCGA TTCTCGCAGAGCAAAGACCATGTTGTGACAATTGTATTATCAGCAATGTATACAAGTGGATATGTTGCAATGGGGTTCTCAAGGGACGGTATGATGCTAAACTCGAGTGCTATGGTTGGCTGGATTACCCGAAAGGGTACTCCAGTAATTAAACAATACTACGCCGAGGGCTTTAGCCCCTCGCAAGTAAAACATGATAAGGGCGAGTTACCCTTAACAAGTATTCCCCCTTTTGTCACGGTTTATGGTGGCAATATCCACTTGGCATATCAACTCAAGTACCCGAGTCAACTCAAAAGTCAACCCATCTTATTAGCATTCTCTAGCAAGTACCCGGAGCACCACCTTCTATCGGTTCACGACGACAAGACAACTATCCACTTGGATTTCTCCCAAG GTTCTTCAGGGTCAAAATCGAATTCAATTACGCCCTCTAACAATCTCCACCGTTCAAAAACGACCCATGGAGCATTGGGTTTACTCGGGTGGGGCATAATCTTGCCATATGGGGCTATTGTTGCTAGATACTTCAAGCACAAGGAACCGTTATGGTATTACTTGCACGTCGGCTTTCAGTTTGTCGGGTTCATATTTGCAGTCGCCGCAGGATTTGTCGGATTAAACATGTATAACAAGTTTAATTTCCATGCACCAGCACACAAAGGTTTAGGGATAACCGCCATCGTGCTCAGTGTCCTCCAG GTTATGGCATTCTTCATAAGACCTGAAAAGGACAGCAAGCACAGGAAGTACTGGAACTGGTACCATCATTATGTTGGAAGAATTGCTCTATTTTTCGGATGTCTGAATATACTTCTAGGAATACAACTTGCTGATGCAGGGAGTTCATGGAAGATCGGTTACGGGTTCGTTCTTGCTTCGATCATACTTACTTCAATTGTCCTAGAAGTTTTGAAGCTGAAAGAACCCAACAAGTTTCCTCCAAATCCATCATTCCCATTGGATCCTGTCCAGTAG
- the LOC110917910 gene encoding dynamin-related protein 5A isoform X2, whose protein sequence is METLIDLVNKLQKACTALGDFGDESSLPTLWDALPTIAVVGGQSSGKSSVLESIVGKDFLPRGSGIVTRRPLVLQLHRVEEGREHAEFAHLPRKTFTDFAAVRKEIADETDRETGRTKQISSVPIYLSIYSPNVVNLTLVDLPGLTKVAVDGQSDSIVKEIENLVRSYIEKPNCIILAVSPANQDLATSDAIQISREVDPKGERTFGVLTKIDLMDQGTDAVDILEGRSYRLNFPWIGVVNRSQADINKNVDMISARKREREYFTNLPEYSHLANRMGSEHLGKLLSKHLESVIKSRIPGLQSLISRTILDLETELNRLGRPIAVDAGGKLYMIMEICRAFDQIFKEHLDGIRPGGEKVYAVFDNQLPAALKRLQFDKQLSMENVRKLITEADGYQPHLIAPEQGYRRLIESTLITIKSPAEAVVDAELKQYPSLKVEVMSAACESLDRMRIESKRAALQLVDMESSYLTVDFFRKLPQDVEKGGNPTHSIFDRYNEAYLRRVGAIVLSYVHMVVGTLRHSIPKSVVYCQVREAKRSLLDRFFTELGAKEGKQLGKLLDEDPVITQRRQNIGKRLELYRAAQSEIDMVVWTK, encoded by the exons AGTTCTGGAAAATCTTCTGTGCTGGAAAGTATTGTAGGGAAGGACTTCTTACCTCGTGGCTCCG GGATTGTTACACGGCGTCCTCTTGTTCTACAACTTCATAGGGTTGAAGAAGGAAGAGAACATGCAGAGTTTGCTCACCTACCAAGAAAAACATTCACTGATTTCG CCGCTGTGAGGAAGGAGATTGCTGATGAGACTGACCGAGAGACGGGTCGTACCAAACAGATTTCATCTGTTCCTATATATCTCAGTATTTATTCTCCTAATG TTGTAAACTTGACCCTGGTTGACCTTCCCGGTCTTACAAAAGTAGCTGTTG ATGGCCAGTCAGATAGCATTGTGAAAGAAATTGAGAATTTGGTACGGTCCTACATTGAGAAG CCGAATTGCATTATTTTAGCAGTTTCTCCTGCTAACCAAGATCTTGCAACATCGGATGCTATCCAAATTTCTCGTGAAGTGGATCCGAAAG GGGAGAGAACGTTTGGTGTTTTGACAAAGATTGATCTTATGGACCAGGGTACTGATGCAGTTGAT ATACTGGAAGGAAGATCATATAGGCTAAATTTCCCTTGGATTGGTGTGGTCAACCGATCTCAAGCGGATATTAACAAAAACGTTGACATGATTTCTGCTCGAAAGAGAGAACGCGAATACTTTACTAATTTGCCTGAATACAGTCATCTAGCTAACAGAATGGGGTCCGAGCATTTAGGAAAACTGCTTTCCAAG CATTTGGAATCTGTCATTAAGTCTCGAATTCCGGGCCTCCAGTCTCTCATTAGCAGAACAATCCTTGATCTTGAAACCGAATTAAACCGTCTCGGGAGGCCCATTGCTGTTGATGCTGGg GGAAAATTATATATGATTATGGAGATATGTCGAGCTTTCGATCAGATTTTCAAAGAACATCTTGATGGCAT ACGACCAGGTGGCGAAAAGGTGTACGCTGTATTCGATAATCAACTCCCTGCTGCTTTAAAAAGGTTACAGTTTGACAAGCAACTTTCAATGGAGAATGTGAGAAAATTAATTACCGAAGCTGATGGATATCAACCTCATTTAATAGCCCCTGAACAAGGCTATCGTCGTCTTATCGAATCTACGTTGATTACCATCAAATCTCCTGCCGAGGCGGTTGTTGATGCG GAGTTGAAACAATATCCTTCACTTAAGGTAGAAGTTATGAGTGCAGCTTGTGAATCATTAGATAGAATGAGGATTGAGAGCAAAAGAGCTGCGCTACAGTTAGTTGACATGGAAAGCAGTTACTTAACGGTTGATTTCTTCCGGAAGCTTCCACAAGACGTTGAGAAAGGCGGGAATCCAACGCACTCAATTTTTGATAGATACAATGAGGCTTATCTTCGTCGCGTTG GAGCAATTGTATTGTCATATGTCCACATGGTGGTTGGAACTTTAAGACACTCGATTCCCAAATCCGTTGTGTATTGTCAAGTTCGTGAGGCCAAACGTAGCTTGCTCGATCGTTTCTTCACTGAGTTGGGGGCAAAAGAG GGAAAACAGTTGGGTAAATTGTTGGATGAAGATCCAGTGATAACACAAAGGCGTCAAAACATAGGAAAGCGGCTAGAACTATATCGAGCTGCACAATCTGAGATAGATATGGTTGTCTGGACCAAGTAG
- the LOC110917910 gene encoding dynamin-related protein 5A isoform X1: protein METLIDLVNKLQKACTALGDFGDESSLPTLWDALPTIAVVGGQSSGKSSVLESIVGKDFLPRGSGIVTRRPLVLQLHRVEEGREHAEFAHLPRKTFTDFAAVRKEIADETDRETGRTKQISSVPIYLSIYSPNVVNLTLVDLPGLTKVAVDGQSDSIVKEIENLVRSYIEKPNCIILAVSPANQDLATSDAIQISREVDPKGERTFGVLTKIDLMDQGTDAVDILEGRSYRLNFPWIGVVNRSQADINKNVDMISARKREREYFTNLPEYSHLANRMGSEHLGKLLSKHLESVIKSRIPGLQSLISRTILDLETELNRLGRPIAVDAGGKLYMIMEICRAFDQIFKEHLDGIRPGGEKVYAVFDNQLPAALKRLQFDKQLSMENVRKLITEADGYQPHLIAPEQGYRRLIESTLITIKSPAEAVVDAVHSILKDLVRKSIKETAELKQYPSLKVEVMSAACESLDRMRIESKRAALQLVDMESSYLTVDFFRKLPQDVEKGGNPTHSIFDRYNEAYLRRVGAIVLSYVHMVVGTLRHSIPKSVVYCQVREAKRSLLDRFFTELGAKEGKQLGKLLDEDPVITQRRQNIGKRLELYRAAQSEIDMVVWTK from the exons AGTTCTGGAAAATCTTCTGTGCTGGAAAGTATTGTAGGGAAGGACTTCTTACCTCGTGGCTCCG GGATTGTTACACGGCGTCCTCTTGTTCTACAACTTCATAGGGTTGAAGAAGGAAGAGAACATGCAGAGTTTGCTCACCTACCAAGAAAAACATTCACTGATTTCG CCGCTGTGAGGAAGGAGATTGCTGATGAGACTGACCGAGAGACGGGTCGTACCAAACAGATTTCATCTGTTCCTATATATCTCAGTATTTATTCTCCTAATG TTGTAAACTTGACCCTGGTTGACCTTCCCGGTCTTACAAAAGTAGCTGTTG ATGGCCAGTCAGATAGCATTGTGAAAGAAATTGAGAATTTGGTACGGTCCTACATTGAGAAG CCGAATTGCATTATTTTAGCAGTTTCTCCTGCTAACCAAGATCTTGCAACATCGGATGCTATCCAAATTTCTCGTGAAGTGGATCCGAAAG GGGAGAGAACGTTTGGTGTTTTGACAAAGATTGATCTTATGGACCAGGGTACTGATGCAGTTGAT ATACTGGAAGGAAGATCATATAGGCTAAATTTCCCTTGGATTGGTGTGGTCAACCGATCTCAAGCGGATATTAACAAAAACGTTGACATGATTTCTGCTCGAAAGAGAGAACGCGAATACTTTACTAATTTGCCTGAATACAGTCATCTAGCTAACAGAATGGGGTCCGAGCATTTAGGAAAACTGCTTTCCAAG CATTTGGAATCTGTCATTAAGTCTCGAATTCCGGGCCTCCAGTCTCTCATTAGCAGAACAATCCTTGATCTTGAAACCGAATTAAACCGTCTCGGGAGGCCCATTGCTGTTGATGCTGGg GGAAAATTATATATGATTATGGAGATATGTCGAGCTTTCGATCAGATTTTCAAAGAACATCTTGATGGCAT ACGACCAGGTGGCGAAAAGGTGTACGCTGTATTCGATAATCAACTCCCTGCTGCTTTAAAAAGGTTACAGTTTGACAAGCAACTTTCAATGGAGAATGTGAGAAAATTAATTACCGAAGCTGATGGATATCAACCTCATTTAATAGCCCCTGAACAAGGCTATCGTCGTCTTATCGAATCTACGTTGATTACCATCAAATCTCCTGCCGAGGCGGTTGTTGATGCG GTTCACAGTATATTGAAGGATTTGGTCCGCAAGTCGATTAAGGAGACCGCA GAGTTGAAACAATATCCTTCACTTAAGGTAGAAGTTATGAGTGCAGCTTGTGAATCATTAGATAGAATGAGGATTGAGAGCAAAAGAGCTGCGCTACAGTTAGTTGACATGGAAAGCAGTTACTTAACGGTTGATTTCTTCCGGAAGCTTCCACAAGACGTTGAGAAAGGCGGGAATCCAACGCACTCAATTTTTGATAGATACAATGAGGCTTATCTTCGTCGCGTTG GAGCAATTGTATTGTCATATGTCCACATGGTGGTTGGAACTTTAAGACACTCGATTCCCAAATCCGTTGTGTATTGTCAAGTTCGTGAGGCCAAACGTAGCTTGCTCGATCGTTTCTTCACTGAGTTGGGGGCAAAAGAG GGAAAACAGTTGGGTAAATTGTTGGATGAAGATCCAGTGATAACACAAAGGCGTCAAAACATAGGAAAGCGGCTAGAACTATATCGAGCTGCACAATCTGAGATAGATATGGTTGTCTGGACCAAGTAG